The Nitratidesulfovibrio sp. SRB-5 genomic sequence CCTTCGACCACGATCATGGGGCCTTTGCCGGCGAATGCCTGGTGCTGGACGAGGTGATGCCACACGTTGGCCAGGTCGGCCGCCGCGTATGCCGCTGGGTCATGCTTCTGACTGGGGCTCATGTCCTGCTCCTTGGGGTTGTCAGGAAAACATTATGGCACCTGTGCTTGCGGACCGCGGGAAGCAACCTCCGGGCGGGAATGATGCGATATGGTCAATGAATAGACAGTGTTCCGGGCGGTCCTCCAAGGCGTTCAGCGAAAATTCGCGAAGGCTCGCCGCCTTCTTTTTTCGCTTTGTCTAGACATAGCGATGAGACTTTGCTATTTTTTTGTCAAGCGTTTTTTGCGACGGGCGGGAACCTGGCGCGAAATAACTTCAACATCGCGCTTTGTCAGGAAAGGCAGCGCGGTACGACCCCCCTTGAGGAGGCTTCGACATGCCCAAGATGACCCCCAGTGAAGCAATGGCGGAAGTGCTGGTGCAGGAAGGCGTCACCCATGTCAGCGGCATTCTCGGCTCCGCTTTCATGGACCTGCTGGACCTGTTTCCGGCGGCGGGCATCGATTTCATTTCGGTGCGCCACGAACAGACGGCGGGCCACATGGAGGACGCCTTTACCAGAATGACTGGCAGGGCGGGCGTTTGCATCGGCCAGAACGGCCCGGGCATTACCAATTACGCCACGGCGGTGGCCACGGCCAACATGGCCCACACGCCCATGGTGCTCATTTCACCCAGCGCGGGCAGCATTTCCGTGGGTTGGGACGGCTTTCAGGAATGTGACACATGGAACATGTTCAAGCCGATCACGAAGGCGTCACTTCGCGTGCCGC encodes the following:
- a CDS encoding thiamine pyrophosphate-binding protein — protein: MPKMTPSEAMAEVLVQEGVTHVSGILGSAFMDLLDLFPAAGIDFISVRHEQTAGHMEDAFTRMTGRAGVCIGQNGPGITNYATAVATANMAHTPMVLISPSAGSISVGWDGFQECDTWNMFKPITKASLRVPHPKRAADILRTAFRIAYAERGPVLVDIPRDFFYGELDEDILAPSQYRVAPGGIGNPEQFREAVEVLKSAKRPVIVSG